In Thunnus thynnus chromosome 13, fThuThy2.1, whole genome shotgun sequence, the following proteins share a genomic window:
- the LOC137195091 gene encoding cysteine-rich and transmembrane domain-containing protein 1-like: protein MSSEQPPPYVPHPYGGPSAPNFPPAFSSPPGTFPGSPYQTYPAQTYSGGGEHSYYQGPPGPHGPCMSQPGHQSYQSGPYGPHGAHGAHGPSGHWDGHSPCGEPPKQTVYLVERDRGDGDDGDCMSACATALCCCCLWDMLTHDLC, encoded by the exons ATGAGCAGCGAGCAGCCTCCTCCGTATGTTCCTCATCCCTACGGCGGCCCCTCGGCGCCGAATTTCCCTCCAG CTTTCAGCTCTCCGCCCGGAACCTTCCCTGGCTCGCCATACCAG ACCTACCCGGCTCAGACCTactcaggaggaggagaacacTCCTACTACCAGGGGCCACCGGGGCCCCACGGGCCCTGCATGAGCCAGCCTGGACACCAGAGCTACCAGAGCGGCCCCTACGGCCCCCACGGAGCCCACGGAGCCCACGGGCCCTCCGGACACTGGGACGGCCACAGTCCGTGTGGAGAGCCCCCCAAACAAACAG tgtatCTGGTGGAGCGAGATCGTGGCGACGGCGACGACGGCGACTGCATGTCAGCGTGTGCGACGgctttgtgctgctgctgcctctgggACATGTTGACCCATGACCTCTGTTGA